Proteins from one Streptomyces genisteinicus genomic window:
- a CDS encoding sugar-binding transcriptional regulator, with product MYSSEENAVTARPAGRSALRMGPAELVQAAAMARRFYLEGKSKIQIAEEFGVSRFKVARVLETALERDLVRIEIRVPAELDAERSDALRARFGLRHAVVVESPADADESPDPENLGEVAADLLGELVAEGDVLGLAWGRSTIHMAAALDRLPPCTVVQLTGVYDAGTAERGSVEAVRRAAQVSGGEAHPIYAPMLLPDPATAAALRHQTGIARAFEYFDKVTVACVSIGSWETGISTVHDMLTDEERAHYASLGVAAEMSAHLFDTDGRRVGRDLGERCITVEADRLRRIPEVVAIAGGQRKAEAIGAVLRSGLVTSLVTDTAAADLLLGADPGPRPALERADPDD from the coding sequence GTGTACAGCAGTGAGGAGAACGCGGTGACTGCTAGGCCGGCGGGACGGTCCGCCCTGCGGATGGGACCCGCTGAGCTGGTGCAGGCGGCGGCCATGGCCCGCCGCTTCTACCTCGAGGGCAAGTCCAAGATCCAGATCGCCGAGGAGTTCGGCGTCAGCCGTTTCAAGGTCGCCAGGGTCCTGGAGACGGCACTGGAACGCGATCTCGTGCGCATCGAGATCCGCGTCCCGGCCGAACTGGACGCCGAGCGCTCCGACGCGCTGCGCGCCCGGTTCGGGCTGCGGCACGCCGTCGTGGTCGAGTCGCCGGCCGACGCCGACGAATCGCCCGACCCGGAGAACCTCGGAGAGGTGGCCGCCGACCTGCTCGGCGAGCTGGTCGCCGAGGGCGACGTCCTGGGCCTGGCCTGGGGCCGCTCCACCATCCACATGGCCGCCGCCCTGGACCGGCTGCCACCCTGCACGGTGGTCCAGCTCACCGGTGTCTACGACGCCGGAACCGCCGAGCGCGGCTCGGTCGAGGCGGTCCGGCGGGCTGCCCAGGTCTCCGGCGGCGAGGCCCACCCGATCTACGCGCCGATGCTGCTGCCGGATCCGGCGACGGCCGCCGCGCTGCGGCACCAGACGGGGATCGCACGGGCCTTCGAGTACTTCGACAAGGTCACCGTCGCCTGCGTCTCCATCGGGTCCTGGGAGACGGGCATCTCCACGGTGCACGACATGCTCACCGACGAGGAGCGCGCCCACTACGCCTCGCTGGGCGTGGCGGCGGAGATGTCCGCGCACCTCTTCGACACCGACGGACGCCGCGTCGGACGCGACCTCGGCGAGCGCTGCATCACGGTCGAGGCCGACCGGCTGCGGCGGATCCCCGAGGTCGTGGCCATCGCGGGCGGCCAGCGCAAGGCCGAGGCCATCGGGGCGGTCCTCCGCTCCGGACTGGTCACCAGCCTGGTGACGGACACCGCGGCGGCCGATCTGCTGCTCGGGGCGGACCCGGGGCCGCGGCCGGCGCTGGAGCGTGCCGACCCGGACGACTGA
- a CDS encoding RNA polymerase sigma factor SigF, with the protein MSTASTIPTERTSAGTQSPRMAELDLPDVQNPGEVAPKDAREISKVFFARLNSLEEGTHEYQYVRNTLIELNLALVKYAAGRFRNRAEQMEDIVQVGTIGLIKAIDRFELSREVEFATFAVPYIVGEIKRFFRDTSWAVHVPRRLQELRIDLAKAVDELSQKLDHAPTTAELAEHLGIDEEEVIEGVVASNGYTAGSIDMPMDDASDHAAVPLSDRLGAPDADLEIAENVQALKPMIEGLDERDRRILQMRFGDEMTQSEIGEALGVSQMHVSRLLSRITGRLREGLLLVE; encoded by the coding sequence GTGTCCACGGCCAGCACGATCCCGACCGAACGCACGTCCGCCGGGACCCAGAGCCCGCGCATGGCGGAGCTCGACCTTCCGGATGTGCAGAACCCGGGGGAGGTTGCACCGAAGGACGCACGCGAGATCTCGAAGGTGTTCTTCGCGAGGCTGAACAGCCTCGAGGAGGGGACCCACGAGTACCAGTACGTCCGCAACACCCTCATCGAACTCAACCTGGCGCTGGTGAAGTACGCCGCCGGGCGCTTCCGCAATCGTGCGGAACAGATGGAGGACATCGTCCAGGTCGGCACCATCGGCCTGATCAAGGCGATCGACCGCTTCGAGCTCAGCCGCGAGGTCGAGTTCGCCACCTTCGCCGTCCCGTACATCGTGGGCGAGATCAAGCGCTTCTTCCGCGACACGAGCTGGGCGGTCCATGTGCCGCGCAGGCTCCAGGAGCTGCGGATCGACCTCGCCAAGGCGGTGGACGAGCTCTCCCAGAAGCTCGACCACGCGCCGACCACGGCGGAGCTCGCCGAGCACCTCGGGATCGACGAGGAAGAGGTCATCGAGGGTGTCGTCGCGAGCAACGGCTACACGGCCGGCTCGATCGACATGCCGATGGACGACGCCTCCGACCATGCGGCCGTGCCCCTCTCCGACCGTCTCGGCGCCCCCGACGCGGACCTGGAGATCGCGGAGAACGTGCAGGCGCTCAAGCCGATGATCGAGGGCCTCGACGAGCGTGACCGCCGCATCCTCCAGATGCGCTTCGGCGACGAGATGACGCAGTCCGAGATCGGCGAGGCCCTGGGCGTCTCGCAGATGCACGTCTCCCGGCTGCTGTCCCGGATCACCGGGCGGCTGCGCGAGGGTCTGCTGCTCGTGGAGTGA
- the fmt gene encoding methionyl-tRNA formyltransferase, with the protein MRLVFAGTPEVAVPALDALIASGRHEVVAVVTRPDAPAGRGRRLVASPVAQRAEEAGIEVLKPARPRDEAFLARLREIAPDCCPVVAYGALLPKAALDIPARGWVNLHFSLLPAWRGAAPVQHAILAGDEMTGAATFQIEEGLDSGPVYGVITEQVRHTDTSGDLLTRLAFAGAGLLAATMDGIEDGTLHAVPQPADGVSLAPKITVEDAHVDFTAPALRVDRVVRGCTPAPGAWTVFRGERLKLLHVTPLPDRTGLAPGELDAGKNHVHAGTGSYAVELLWVQPQGKKPMRAADWARGVRIGPSEKLGA; encoded by the coding sequence ATGAGGCTCGTCTTCGCAGGTACCCCCGAGGTCGCCGTTCCCGCCCTGGACGCCCTGATCGCCTCCGGGCGGCACGAGGTCGTCGCCGTCGTCACCCGGCCCGACGCGCCCGCCGGACGCGGCCGGCGGCTGGTCGCGAGCCCGGTCGCCCAGCGGGCGGAGGAGGCCGGTATCGAGGTGCTCAAGCCGGCCCGTCCGAGGGACGAGGCGTTCCTCGCGCGGCTGCGCGAGATCGCGCCGGACTGCTGCCCGGTCGTCGCCTACGGCGCCCTGCTGCCCAAGGCCGCCCTCGACATCCCGGCCCGCGGCTGGGTGAACCTCCACTTCTCCCTGCTGCCGGCCTGGCGCGGCGCCGCGCCCGTGCAGCACGCGATCCTCGCCGGTGACGAGATGACGGGCGCCGCGACCTTCCAGATCGAGGAGGGGCTGGACTCGGGACCGGTGTACGGCGTGATCACCGAGCAGGTCCGGCACACCGACACCAGCGGAGACCTGCTCACCCGCCTGGCGTTCGCCGGAGCCGGCCTCCTCGCCGCGACCATGGACGGCATCGAGGACGGCACCCTGCACGCGGTGCCGCAGCCCGCCGACGGCGTCTCGCTCGCCCCGAAGATCACGGTCGAGGACGCCCACGTCGACTTCACCGCGCCCGCGCTGCGCGTCGACCGCGTGGTCCGCGGCTGCACCCCGGCCCCCGGCGCTTGGACGGTCTTCCGCGGGGAGCGCCTCAAGCTCCTCCACGTCACGCCGCTGCCCGACCGCACCGGCCTCGCCCCCGGCGAGCTGGACGCCGGGAAGAACCACGTCCACGCCGGCACCGGCTCGTACGCCGTGGAGCTGCTGTGGGTGCAGCCGCAGGGCAAGAAGCCGATGCGCGCGGCCGACTGGGCGCGCGGCGTGCGCATCGGCCCGTCCGAGAAGCTGGGCGCCTGA
- a CDS encoding RsmB/NOP family class I SAM-dependent RNA methyltransferase, whose translation MSEQSRRRPPKPYRKPKKDPVRILAFEALRAVDERGAYANLVLPPLLKKARENGDFDGRDAALATELVYGTLRRQGTYDAIIAACIDRPLREVDPPVLDVLALGAHQLLGTRIPTHAAVSASVELARVVLGDGRAKFVNAVLRKISQDDLDAWVERVAPPYDDDAEDHLAVVHSHPRWVVSALWDALGGGRAGIEDLLEADNERPEVTLVARPGRTTPGELVDALGEESVLPGRWSPYAVRLAEGGEPGAIEAVRDGRAGVQDEGSQLVALALAAAPLEGPDRRWLDGCAGPGGKAALLAALAAERGAALLASEKQPHRARLVGRALAGNPGPYQVVAADGTRPPWREGVFDRVLVDVPCSGLGALRRRPEARWRRRPEDLEGFAPLQRGLLREALRAVRVGGVVGYATCSPHLAETRVVVDDVLRGRGGPQVSAEWIDARPLMPGVPALGDGPDVQLWPHLHGTDAMYLALLRRTA comes from the coding sequence TTGAGCGAGCAGTCCCGTCGCCGTCCCCCCAAGCCGTACCGCAAGCCGAAGAAGGATCCGGTGCGGATCCTCGCCTTCGAGGCGCTGCGGGCCGTCGACGAACGGGGCGCGTACGCGAACCTCGTGCTGCCGCCGCTGCTGAAGAAGGCCCGGGAGAACGGCGACTTCGACGGCCGTGACGCGGCGCTCGCCACCGAGCTCGTCTACGGCACCCTGCGCCGGCAGGGCACCTACGACGCGATCATCGCGGCCTGCATCGACCGGCCGCTGCGCGAGGTCGACCCGCCGGTCCTCGACGTCCTCGCCCTCGGCGCCCACCAGCTGCTCGGCACCCGTATCCCCACGCACGCGGCGGTCTCCGCCAGCGTCGAGCTGGCCCGGGTGGTGCTGGGCGACGGCCGGGCGAAGTTCGTCAACGCCGTGCTGCGCAAGATCTCCCAGGACGACCTGGACGCCTGGGTGGAACGCGTCGCCCCGCCGTACGACGACGACGCCGAGGACCACCTCGCCGTCGTCCACTCGCACCCGCGGTGGGTGGTCTCGGCGCTCTGGGACGCTCTCGGCGGCGGGCGGGCCGGGATCGAGGACCTGCTGGAGGCGGACAACGAGCGCCCCGAGGTCACGCTGGTCGCCCGCCCGGGCCGCACCACGCCCGGTGAACTGGTGGACGCGCTGGGCGAGGAGTCGGTGCTGCCGGGCCGCTGGTCCCCGTACGCGGTGCGCCTCGCCGAGGGCGGCGAGCCCGGGGCGATCGAGGCCGTCCGGGACGGACGCGCGGGCGTGCAGGACGAGGGCAGCCAGCTGGTGGCGCTGGCCCTGGCGGCCGCGCCCCTCGAAGGCCCCGACCGGCGCTGGCTCGACGGCTGCGCCGGCCCGGGCGGCAAGGCGGCGCTGCTCGCCGCGCTTGCCGCGGAACGCGGCGCCGCGCTCCTCGCCTCGGAGAAGCAGCCGCACCGCGCCCGGCTGGTGGGCCGGGCGCTGGCGGGCAACCCCGGTCCCTACCAGGTGGTCGCGGCAGACGGAACCCGTCCGCCGTGGCGGGAGGGCGTCTTCGACCGGGTGCTGGTCGACGTGCCCTGCTCCGGTCTCGGCGCCCTCCGGCGCCGCCCCGAGGCCCGCTGGCGGCGCCGGCCCGAAGACCTGGAGGGCTTCGCCCCGCTCCAGCGCGGCCTGCTGCGCGAGGCGCTGCGCGCGGTGCGCGTCGGCGGGGTCGTCGGCTACGCCACCTGCTCGCCGCACCTCGCGGAGACCCGGGTCGTCGTGGACGACGTGCTGCGCGGCCGCGGCGGACCGCAGGTGTCCGCCGAGTGGATCGACGCCCGGCCGCTGATGCCGGGTGTCCCGGCCCTCGGCGACGGCCCCGACGTGCAGCTGTGGCCGCATCTGCACGGCACCGACGCGATGTACCTCGCGCTGCTGCGCCGCACCGCGTAG
- the rpe gene encoding ribulose-phosphate 3-epimerase yields MAVQISPSILSADFSRLAEEAKAVEGADWLHVDVMDNHFVPNLTLGVPVVESLARATETPLDCHLMIENPDRWAPQYVEAGAGSVTFHAEAAAAPVRLAREIRAKGARASMALKPATPVEPYEDLLSELDMLLIMTVEPGFGGQAFLDIMLPKIRRTRELISKHGLELWLQVDGGVSASTIERCAEAGADVFVAGSAVYSADDPAAAVRMLRDQAAAVTASAPWACAH; encoded by the coding sequence ATGGCCGTACAGATCAGCCCCAGCATCCTCTCCGCAGACTTCTCGCGCCTGGCCGAGGAGGCGAAGGCCGTCGAGGGAGCCGACTGGCTCCACGTCGACGTGATGGACAATCACTTCGTGCCCAACCTGACGCTGGGCGTGCCCGTCGTCGAGTCGCTGGCCAGGGCCACGGAGACCCCGCTGGACTGCCATCTGATGATCGAGAACCCGGACCGCTGGGCGCCGCAGTACGTCGAGGCGGGAGCCGGTTCGGTCACCTTCCACGCCGAGGCCGCCGCCGCACCCGTGCGGCTGGCCCGCGAGATCCGGGCGAAGGGGGCGCGGGCGTCGATGGCGCTCAAGCCCGCCACGCCCGTCGAGCCGTACGAGGACCTGCTCTCCGAGCTCGACATGCTGCTGATCATGACCGTGGAGCCGGGATTCGGCGGTCAGGCGTTCCTGGACATCATGCTGCCGAAGATCCGGCGCACCCGGGAGCTGATCTCCAAGCACGGGCTGGAGCTCTGGCTCCAGGTCGACGGAGGCGTGTCGGCCTCCACCATCGAGCGGTGCGCCGAGGCGGGGGCGGACGTCTTCGTCGCCGGTTCGGCGGTCTACAGCGCGGACGACCCGGCCGCCGCCGTGCGGATGCTGCGCGACCAGGCGGCCGCGGTGACCGCCTCGGCGCCCTGGGCCTGCGCCCACTGA
- a CDS encoding GuaB1 family IMP dehydrogenase-related protein, with protein sequence MRFLNDQKPLYDLTYDDVFMVPRRSAVGSRQGVDLSSPDGTGTTVPLVVANMTAIAGRRMAETVARRGGLVVIPQDIPIEVVTEVVSWVKSRHHVLDTPIVLAPHQTVADALSLLPKRAHGAGVVVDADRRPVGIVTDHDLAGVDRFTQLSEVMSRDLLLLDAEIDPREAFTTLDNANRRYAPAVDSDGRLAGVLTRKGALRATLYTPALDDRGRLRIAAAVGINGDVAGKAKQLLDAGVDTLVVDTAHGHQESMISAVRAVRGLDPSVPIVAGNIVAAEGVRDLIEAGADIIKVGVGPGAMCTTRMMTGVGRPQFSAVLECAAEAKKYGKHVWADGGVRHPRDVAMALAAGASNVMVGSWFAGTHESPGDLQQAADGRLYKESFGMASARAVRNRTSEESSYDRARKALFEEGISHSRMFLDPVRPGVEDLIDSIIAGVRSSCTYAGAGSLAEFAENAVVGVQSAAGYAEGKPLHASWS encoded by the coding sequence GTGCGTTTTCTCAATGACCAGAAGCCGCTGTACGACCTGACGTACGACGATGTGTTCATGGTGCCGCGGCGTTCGGCCGTGGGTTCCCGTCAGGGTGTGGACCTCTCGTCCCCCGACGGCACGGGCACGACCGTTCCGCTGGTGGTCGCCAACATGACGGCCATCGCCGGCCGCCGCATGGCCGAGACCGTCGCGCGACGCGGCGGCCTCGTGGTGATCCCCCAGGACATTCCCATCGAGGTGGTCACCGAGGTCGTCTCGTGGGTCAAGTCGCGCCACCACGTGCTCGACACCCCGATCGTCCTCGCGCCCCACCAGACCGTCGCGGACGCGCTCTCCCTGCTGCCGAAGCGCGCGCACGGCGCCGGCGTCGTCGTCGACGCCGACCGGCGTCCCGTCGGCATCGTCACCGACCACGACCTCGCCGGTGTCGACCGCTTCACGCAGCTGTCCGAGGTGATGTCCCGCGACCTGCTGCTGCTCGACGCGGAGATCGACCCGCGCGAGGCGTTCACCACCCTCGACAACGCCAACCGCCGCTACGCGCCCGCCGTCGATTCCGACGGCCGGCTCGCGGGTGTGCTGACGCGCAAGGGCGCGCTGCGCGCCACTCTCTACACGCCCGCGCTCGACGACCGGGGCAGGCTCCGGATCGCCGCCGCGGTCGGGATCAACGGCGATGTCGCGGGCAAGGCGAAGCAGTTGCTCGACGCGGGCGTCGACACGCTCGTCGTGGACACCGCGCACGGTCACCAGGAGTCGATGATCAGCGCGGTCCGCGCGGTGCGGGGCCTCGACCCCTCGGTGCCGATCGTGGCGGGCAACATCGTGGCCGCCGAAGGCGTCCGCGACCTGATCGAGGCCGGCGCCGACATCATCAAGGTCGGTGTGGGACCGGGCGCCATGTGCACCACCCGCATGATGACCGGGGTGGGCCGGCCCCAGTTCTCCGCCGTGCTGGAGTGCGCCGCGGAGGCGAAGAAGTACGGCAAGCACGTCTGGGCCGACGGCGGTGTCCGCCACCCGCGCGACGTCGCCATGGCACTGGCGGCCGGGGCGTCCAACGTGATGGTCGGCTCCTGGTTCGCGGGCACCCACGAGTCTCCGGGCGACCTCCAGCAGGCCGCGGACGGCCGGCTCTACAAGGAGTCCTTCGGCATGGCCTCCGCCCGCGCGGTGCGCAACCGCACCAGCGAGGAGTCCTCCTACGACCGCGCCCGCAAGGCCCTGTTCGAGGAGGGCATCTCCCACTCGCGCATGTTCCTCGACCCGGTCCGCCCGGGTGTCGAGGATCTGATCGACTCGATCATCGCGGGCGTCCGGTCCTCCTGCACCTACGCGGGCGCCGGCTCCCTGGCGGAGTTCGCGGAGAACGCGGTCGTGGGCGTGCAGAGCGCCGCGGGCTACGCGGAGGGCAAGCCGCTGCACGCCAGCTGGAGCTGA
- a CDS encoding SUKH-3 domain-containing protein: protein MRRPTATRDEIDAWLTAHGWHPGRANEPRNLARAGELLALRVRDAAAQGFPLEPWDAVRRFVASYADLAFPMPRAPERAFRADPSFGYAGDAEDIAGLAGDLGQPLFPVGWETTEMGLVLLDRTGRFFYLHGTGPYFLGGDETEALSSLMTGDQEDAEHHFTRGRPTP from the coding sequence ATGCGACGACCCACCGCCACCAGGGACGAGATCGACGCCTGGCTGACGGCCCACGGCTGGCACCCGGGCCGGGCCAACGAGCCGCGGAACCTGGCACGGGCCGGTGAACTCCTCGCCCTGCGGGTGCGGGACGCCGCCGCGCAGGGCTTCCCCCTGGAGCCGTGGGACGCCGTGCGGCGGTTCGTGGCGTCCTACGCGGACCTCGCGTTCCCGATGCCCCGTGCCCCGGAGAGGGCGTTCCGGGCGGACCCCTCCTTCGGGTACGCGGGCGACGCCGAGGACATCGCCGGACTCGCGGGCGACCTGGGGCAGCCGCTGTTCCCGGTGGGCTGGGAGACGACCGAGATGGGCCTCGTGCTCCTCGACCGCACCGGACGCTTCTTCTACCTGCACGGCACCGGCCCCTACTTCCTCGGCGGCGACGAGACCGAGGCGCTGTCCAGCCTGATGACCGGTGACCAGGAGGATGCGGAGCACCACTTCACACGGGGGCGGCCGACCCCGTGA